CGGACCTGTTCCCCGCCTTCCTCGCGGAGATCCGCCCGTACGTCGGGCACATCGACGAGATGCGGCACTACAAGGTCACCTCGGTGCGCGGGACGGGCTCCGCCGTGCCCACGCTGTACGCGTGGGCGGGCGGCGCGGAGGCCTTCGCCCGGCTCACCGAGGCCTTCTACGCCAAGGTGCTCCAGGACGACCTGCTCGCGCCGGTCTTCGCGGGCCTCGCCCCCGAGCACGCCGAGCACGTCGCCCTCTGGCTCGCGGAGGTCTTCGGCGGGCCGGAGAACTACTCGGCGACCCAGGGCGGCCACAGCCACATGGTGGCCAAGCACTTCGGGCGGGACATCACCGAGCCCCAGCGCCGCCGCTGGGTCAACCTCATCCAGGACGCCGCCGACGAGGCGGGTCTGCCGACCGACGCCGAGTTCCGTTCGGCGTTCCTCGCCTACGTGGAGTGGGGCACGCGGCTCGCCGTCCACTTCTCCGGCCCGGACGCCAAGCCGCCGGCCGAGCAGCCGGTGCCGACGTGGGGATGGGGCGCGGCTCCGCCGTACCAGGGCTGACGGGCCCCGAGGGGGGAGGGGCGGCTCTCAAGCGGACGGAGTCTGCGAGCCGGCCCCCGCCCGCGTCGCGTCCGCTCCCCAGCTCGCCAGCAGCCGCAGCGCCTCCGCCGAGGCCGACCCCGGATCCGCGTGGTACGTCACCATCGTCTGTTCGCCGTCGCCCATCAGCCTGAACCCCTCGAAGTTCAGGGAGAGTTCGCCGACCAGCGGATGCCTCAGCAGCTTCACGCCGTAGCTCTTCTCCTTGACGTCGTGGGTCGCCCACAGCCGCCGGAAGTCCTCGCTCTTCACCGACAGCTGGCCCACCAGCGCGGAGAGCCGCGGGTCGTCCGGATAGCAGCCCGCGTCCATGCGCAGGGCGCAGACGATGTCGATCGCCTTCTGCTCCCAGTCCACGAAGAGGTCCCGGTAGTCGGGGCGCAGGAAGACCAGCCGGGCCCAGTTGCGCTCCGCCACCGGCAGCTCCGCCCAGTCGCCGAAGACCGCCGCCGCCATCCGGTTCCAGCCCAGGATCTCGGTGCGCCGCCCGATGAGGTACGCCGGCACCGAGTCCATCGCGTCCAGCAGCTGCCGCAGCGGGCCCCGCACCTGCTGCTGCGGCGCGCTCTGCTTCTTCTTGTGCTTCGGCTTCGCCAGGTGGGTGAGATGCGCGTGCTCGGCGTCGGAGAGCCGCAGCGCCCTGGCGATGGAGTCCAGCACCTCCGCCGACACGTTCCGCCCGTTGCCCTGCTCCAGGCGCGTGTAGTACGCCACCGACACCCCGGCCAGCTGCGCCAGCTCCTCGCGCCGCAGCCCCGGCACCCTGCGGTGCCGCCCGAAGTCCGGCAGCCCCACGTCCTCCGGCTTCAGCCTGGCCCGCCGGGTGCGCAGGAACTCGCTGAGCTCGGCACGCCGGTCCAGGGAGGCGCCGGGGGGTTCGGGGCGTTCGTCCATGCCGTCCAGTATTCCCGGTCGTACGCACACCATCCTGTCCCCGCCAGTGGTAGGCACAGCAGACGTACGCAGAGGCGTGACCTGGGTGATTCTTGCGAGATGGGGCAGGCTGACCGTCGTACCCGGCCCAAAGGCAGGCCGGAACACGACCCCCCCGCTAGGAGATCCCCGGCATGACCACCGTTGCCGCGTACGCCGCACCCTCCGCCAAGGCTCCGCTGGAGCGCACGACGATCGAACGCCGCCCGGTGCGCGAGTTCGACGTCCTGATCGACATCGAGTTCGCCGGAATCTGTCACTCGGACATCCACCAGGCCAGGGAGGGCTGGGGCGAGGCGATCTTCCCCATGGTGCCCGGCCACGAGATCGCGGGCGTCGTCTCCGAGGTAGGCCCCGGTGTCACCCGGTTCGCCGTCGGCGACCGCGTGGGCGTCGGCTGCCTCGTCGACTCCTGCCGTGAGTGCGACAACTGCAAGGCCGGCCTGGAGCAGTACTGCACCGGCGGCAGCGTCGGCACGTACAACGCCGTCGGCAAGGACGGCGAGCCCACCTACGGCGGCTACGCGCAGAAGATCGTCGTGGACGAGAACTACGTCGTCGGCATCCCCGACGGCCTCGCGCTCGACGTCGCCGCGCCGCTGCTCTGCGCCGGAATCACCACGTACTCCCCGCTGAAGCACTGGAACGCCGGCCCCGGCAAGAAGGTCGCGATCCTCGGCATGGGCGGCCTCGGCCACATGGGCGTCAAGATCGCGCACGCCCTCGGCGCCGAGGTGACCGTCCTGTCCCAGTCGCTGCGCAAGAAGGACGACGGCCTGAAGCTGGGCGCCGACCACTACTACGCCACCAGCGACGAGGCAACCTTCAAGGAGCTGGCGGGCACCTTCGACCTCATCCTCTCGACGGTCTCGGCCCCGCTGAACCTGGACGCCTACCTGGCCCTGCTGAAGACCGACGGCGCCTTCGTGAACGTCGGCGCGCCCGAGGAGCCCGTCGCCCTCAACCTGTTCTCGGTGATCGGCGGTCGCAAGACCCTCGCCGGCTCCGGCATCGGCGGCATCCAGGAGACCCAGGAAATGCTGGACTTCTGCGCCGAGCACGGATTCGGCGCCGAGATCGAGCTGATCAGCGCCGACCAGATCAACGAGGCGTACGAGCGGGTGCTCGCCAGCGACGTCCGCTACCGGTTCGTGATCGACACGTCGACGATCTGACGGTCCTCGTGA
The sequence above is a segment of the Streptomyces asoensis genome. Coding sequences within it:
- a CDS encoding NAD(P)-dependent alcohol dehydrogenase, translated to MTTVAAYAAPSAKAPLERTTIERRPVREFDVLIDIEFAGICHSDIHQAREGWGEAIFPMVPGHEIAGVVSEVGPGVTRFAVGDRVGVGCLVDSCRECDNCKAGLEQYCTGGSVGTYNAVGKDGEPTYGGYAQKIVVDENYVVGIPDGLALDVAAPLLCAGITTYSPLKHWNAGPGKKVAILGMGGLGHMGVKIAHALGAEVTVLSQSLRKKDDGLKLGADHYYATSDEATFKELAGTFDLILSTVSAPLNLDAYLALLKTDGAFVNVGAPEEPVALNLFSVIGGRKTLAGSGIGGIQETQEMLDFCAEHGFGAEIELISADQINEAYERVLASDVRYRFVIDTSTI
- a CDS encoding helix-turn-helix domain-containing protein, with the protein product MDERPEPPGASLDRRAELSEFLRTRRARLKPEDVGLPDFGRHRRVPGLRREELAQLAGVSVAYYTRLEQGNGRNVSAEVLDSIARALRLSDAEHAHLTHLAKPKHKKKQSAPQQQVRGPLRQLLDAMDSVPAYLIGRRTEILGWNRMAAAVFGDWAELPVAERNWARLVFLRPDYRDLFVDWEQKAIDIVCALRMDAGCYPDDPRLSALVGQLSVKSEDFRRLWATHDVKEKSYGVKLLRHPLVGELSLNFEGFRLMGDGEQTMVTYHADPGSASAEALRLLASWGADATRAGAGSQTPSA
- a CDS encoding group II truncated hemoglobin, with the translated sequence MTAPETSTPRTTVEYIRYRIPEERSAEFLAAYTRAAHELAASPHCVDYELARCEEDFGHYILRITWTSTEDHLEGFRTSDLFPAFLAEIRPYVGHIDEMRHYKVTSVRGTGSAVPTLYAWAGGAEAFARLTEAFYAKVLQDDLLAPVFAGLAPEHAEHVALWLAEVFGGPENYSATQGGHSHMVAKHFGRDITEPQRRRWVNLIQDAADEAGLPTDAEFRSAFLAYVEWGTRLAVHFSGPDAKPPAEQPVPTWGWGAAPPYQG